A stretch of Equus przewalskii isolate Varuska chromosome 11, EquPr2, whole genome shotgun sequence DNA encodes these proteins:
- the LOC103562672 gene encoding olfactory receptor 5M9, translating to MPNFTDVTEFILLGLTSRQELKVLFFVVFLLVYMITLLGNIGMIILISISPQLQSPMYFFLSHLSFVDACLSSNVIPKMLENLLSETKTISYVGCLVQCYFFIALVHVEVYILAVMAFDRYMAICKPLLYGSKMSRTVCVRLISVPYVYGFSVSLICTLWTYGLYFCGNFEVNHFYCADPPLIKIACGGVHIKEYTMIVIAGINFTYSLSVVLTSYTLIVIAVLRMHSADGRRKAFSTCGSHLTAVSLFYGTLIFMYLRRPTEDSVEQGKMVAVFYTTVIPMLNPMIYSLRNKDVKEAVNKAIIKANLGQ from the coding sequence ATGCCAAATTTCACGGATGTGACAGAATTTATTCTTCTGGGGTTGACCAGTCGTCAGGAACTTAAAGTTCTCTTTTTTGTGGTGTTCCTACTAGTTTACATGATCACCCTTTTAGGGAATATTGGTATGATCATTTTGATCAGCATCAGTCCCCAGCTTCAGAGCCCTATGTACTTTTTCTTGAGTCATTTGTCTTTTGTGGATGCGTGCTTGTCTTCCAATGTCATCCCCAAAATGCTGGAAAACTTGTTATCAGAGACAAAAACCATTTCTTATGTTGGGTGTTTGGTGCAGTGTTACTTTTTCATTGCCCTTGTCCACGTGGAGGTCTATATCTTGGCGGTGATGGCCTTTGATCGCTacatggccatctgcaaacctctACTTTATGGCAGTAAAATGTCCAGGACTGTCTGTGTTCGGCTCATCTCTGTACCTTATGTCTACGGATTCTCTGTGAGTCTAATATGCACACTGTGGACGTATGGCTTGTACTTCTGTGGAAACTTTGAAGTCAACCACTTTTATTGTGCAGACCCTCCTCTCATCAAGATTGCCTGTGGGGGTGTCCACATCAAAGAATACACGATGATTGTTATTGCTGGAATTAATTTCACATATTCTCTCTCAGTGGTCCTCACCTCCTATACTCTCATTGTCATAGCTGTGCTACGCATGCACTCTGCTGATGGGAGGAGAAAGGCGTTCTCCACTTGTGGGTCCCACTTGACAGCTGTTAGCCTGTTTTATGGGACTCTGATATTCATGTATCTCAGACGGCCCACTGAGGATTCTGTGGAGCAGGGGAAAATGGTGGCTGTGTTTTATACCACAGTGATCCCCATGCTGAATCCTATGATCTACAGTTTGAGAAACAAGGATGTGAAAGAGGCTGTCAACAAAGCAATCATCAAAGCAAACTTGGGGCAGTGA